Proteins from a genomic interval of Sporolactobacillus sp. Y61:
- a CDS encoding RNA-guided endonuclease TnpB family protein, whose product MATQSKKKKTKSKKTVTKNVFLYGHPTKVKQDLLQTTQKAYVHQINHFINVLMADLPKYLLILLINDKKNTKIGQLEKEHRTSLGSAYGQNAVRHAITELHNHLIRQKNKLYGWMQSHEPDLLPYARFISLLHASVLDEDELTIIKTLIQREQGKDKPDAEKLAAYTDVFNELSTVTSEQRAENRAIVRALYLERLENTRLPFVKKAPLQLDARLATLEEAKNIRSSYVLSVKLTGSKQRVLFPVNTSRNGRRRLAQYKTGGMTATWEQGKIRVGVPIKKNITKQKWTEKVGADAGINDLFHSSTGHAYGSFSGRVKQFEELLETKTGHRSSLRNVMKRYQKELKKTDDLWQQSFLRTKIAHIAKTLNGRKSLQKVQRRYRHQRDLAMHEAVNQLFEEVRQDHLVLVLEDLEFTNFDRGKKANKRNSSWIRGQLFQKITERLNWHGMPYVTVDPAYTSQMCHACGHLDKASRSGKSFVCTVCGHSDDADHNAALNIKDRADDAEIKEIAEKYPYNTKKRHQAIKERIEERYRSQHPKSRSGSLKVLTTGTSNLAV is encoded by the coding sequence ATGGCCACCCAAAGTAAAAAGAAAAAAACGAAAAGCAAAAAAACCGTAACAAAAAACGTCTTTCTTTACGGTCACCCGACAAAGGTGAAACAAGACCTTTTACAAACCACGCAAAAAGCATATGTTCATCAAATCAACCACTTCATCAACGTTTTGATGGCTGATCTGCCCAAGTATCTCCTTATTCTTTTGATCAATGATAAAAAGAATACCAAAATCGGGCAACTTGAAAAAGAACATCGCACGTCTTTAGGCTCAGCGTATGGGCAAAATGCGGTGCGACACGCCATCACCGAACTGCACAATCATTTGATCCGGCAAAAGAATAAACTCTATGGCTGGATGCAAAGTCATGAGCCGGATCTTTTGCCTTATGCCCGTTTCATTTCATTACTGCATGCATCTGTCCTTGACGAAGATGAGCTCACTATTATCAAAACCCTCATTCAAAGAGAGCAGGGCAAAGACAAGCCAGACGCGGAGAAACTCGCTGCGTATACCGACGTTTTCAATGAACTTTCTACTGTAACCAGCGAGCAGCGGGCAGAGAATCGGGCCATCGTGCGTGCTCTATACCTTGAACGCTTAGAAAACACGCGCCTGCCTTTTGTGAAAAAAGCACCGCTGCAGCTGGATGCACGGCTTGCCACCTTAGAAGAGGCGAAAAATATCAGATCGTCTTATGTCTTATCTGTTAAACTTACAGGAAGCAAACAACGCGTACTTTTCCCAGTCAACACGAGTCGGAACGGGAGGCGTCGCCTCGCTCAATATAAAACAGGTGGCATGACAGCGACCTGGGAGCAGGGAAAAATCCGTGTCGGCGTCCCCATAAAAAAGAACATCACGAAGCAAAAATGGACAGAAAAAGTGGGTGCGGATGCCGGGATTAACGATTTGTTTCATTCCAGCACCGGCCACGCCTATGGCAGCTTTTCCGGGAGGGTCAAACAGTTCGAAGAACTTTTGGAAACCAAGACCGGGCATCGGTCATCCCTGCGCAACGTGATGAAACGCTATCAAAAAGAGCTCAAAAAGACCGATGACTTGTGGCAACAATCCTTCCTGCGTACCAAAATTGCACACATAGCGAAAACCTTAAATGGCAGGAAGTCGCTTCAAAAAGTTCAGCGTCGTTACAGACACCAGAGAGATTTAGCAATGCACGAGGCGGTGAATCAGCTTTTTGAAGAGGTCAGGCAAGACCATCTCGTTTTGGTTCTTGAAGATCTGGAGTTCACAAACTTTGACCGAGGCAAAAAAGCCAATAAAAGAAACAGTTCCTGGATCCGAGGTCAGTTGTTTCAAAAGATCACTGAACGTCTCAATTGGCACGGCATGCCTTATGTCACGGTGGATCCAGCTTATACCTCACAGATGTGCCATGCCTGCGGTCATCTGGATAAAGCAAGTCGAAGCGGCAAATCGTTTGTCTGTACCGTGTGCGGACACAGCGATGATGCCGATCATAACGCAGCCCTGAACATTAAAGACCGTGCGGATGACGCTGAGATTAAAGAG